Proteins found in one Drosophila busckii strain San Diego stock center, stock number 13000-0081.31 chromosome 2R, ASM1175060v1, whole genome shotgun sequence genomic segment:
- the LOC108596490 gene encoding AF4/FMR2 family member 4 isoform X9, translating to MDLSLERDSSALGSLFQQIINDMKNTSPLWEDFVAKASKLHTCLRAAIQAIAAYLDAFQKIADAATNSRGASKEIGTALTRVCLRHKAVETRLKSFTGAIMDCLVQPLQDKIEDWKRTVATIDKDHAKEHKRCRTELKKRSSDTLRLQKKARKGQTDNSLQSLMDSHMQDVTLRRAELEDVEKKSLRAAMIEERLRYCSFVHMLQPVVHEECEVMSELGHLQEAMQSIALVTKEPSVLPQASEELIHVAKASINLYPESPGGGSGSQGGGCSNSLGSRKSSVCSISSMNSSGSSNSPGHHHYQRSLSQFVTPAIRLKPGESSDSGFCSSPALTTQATNASNQTHAVATWPPHSQDVVDTLPPTADRPHTISTTYEKGHQRPPLTVYTFQNPETIHESSSSNSLVPTGNSSSGQNTPATQKSPAATLSRPPLPVKPAHVRCSSLERPLSAQSNHRQNSAQNLLQRQCPSPIPAHITKELSAAHHAQQQSQPQQQQQQQPAPTYVNTCELAAMKLTQQQQQQSTPLLQQQSSIDSISSQHSNDSSTSSLQQQLLLHQQHQQQQQQQQHMNHQQPRSHSISSASSHTASSLHSHASLDSAVATAGGGAAAGYTNTSTTTPSSGCSTPQNHYSPLLTNSPTSTAAGTPSGGSIASGLGFVYQISSPTPPPSAHEPLKITESTATVDSAEADERSRASVLQKASMFEKQAAATTAPNNVPRRSEEIRVAEQQEMDKSFEDSIQALNNLIGELDSFQREIDEGKGKQQQQHNNNNSSSNSNSGASSNNSNQELLLLPTTIDSISNQTNSSGCGTDISDTTSEELEQQHQQQQQLAASSSRLGASDSELSRCYVSETSSLTAGYENPTFAHFAAQREDGSEGRSLYADSVSLAASDTVCQQRHAYVDSDSGSAVVVIYDHQIPNTPDIEFVKQNSEIVLLRTKDPQQLQLHEMRELQQLPDNLAGSPESPDGATGTSSSSSAPRAATATVAPAKQRLSSFRASSEQQLQLLGRASPHRGTVRPSLEQQQQPQQQQQQQQQQPQQQQLIASDSNGLRLKLPPKPSSLSIFNANTLDTSNSSSSSNSSSKPVIPRKFDFKADLDAKIRQQKLKVQQQLQQQQQSNSQQQLPAHSPTTTTTQSPPTTTATTPTTTTTSINCNVINKPDAIACASAIAASLSQIHLHRMPKPNQTSATYNHAPYKTPTTTATTTTTTPAAKLSLLSSSTSSSSSPTSSTITAAISAALLPAMPQLPARATPTPAATNSNNTITSNSFMCSNANANANAHAQVKPCITPRPASLSGGAGAGAAAALGGSSTRIARRSSINQAKPPPPVRRSSSVTPSPNNSNLLQHQQQMLSNSSEHLPPPPAFMLEAATATYNTTATTATDMPSSALRVSETVRALAALRHQPASPVALRRLQQQQQQHTQQQQQQRAPSLQSFRTSSPSAGGIYAQPKLMSNMSSFRTSSPSPNGHGHAHALPPTQPKANPNLIAQLNARINSKQQQQQQHQQQQHVAEGIYGNAGDNIYMRGGLSMTQQQQQQHIDAAQQAAQRQQQQQQQQQQQHYTCPPPLEDPPPPPIYSATMPKKMSRAHAAYSSNNSNHHGNSNNSSSSNMSNHMASAYAAASASATLPKNMLHQQQQQQQQQQQRLLQQQQQQQYHQPAGVGNGHANQRSQMPLPQQQQQQLQQRQPPIPSRHSSVQQKIFVSTNPFIQTTAVKFHSPSSVHSTPAASPTCGSLAAAASLASIYGTTARGGGAAAASQQYHQQQQQQQQHYYRDVAGGNNSNGGSVYYASHNNAHAHAHAHTPHMPHVQAQAHHSNYAASTNIEKTGNIRAKTKAEFLENLNAKLAKQGMSGRAFAVRNLINSKALPDPRICHESLMDQIKRGAPLKRNQKINDRSAPKIH from the exons AATACTTCGCCACTTTGGGAGGATTTTGTGGCAAAGGCCAGTAAACTGCACACATGTCTGCG cgcTGCTATTCAGGCAATTGCTGCCTATTTGGATGCCTTCCAAAAAATTGCCGATGCGGCCACCAATTCCAGAG GTGCATCCAAGGAAATCGGCACCGCCTTGACGCGCGTCTGTCTGCGCCACAAGGCGGTCGAGACGCGCCTCAAATCGTTCACGGGCGCCATCATGGACTGCCTGGTGCAGCCGCTGCAGGACAAAATCGAGGACTGGAAGCGCACAGTGGCGACCATTGACAAGGATCATGCCAAGGAGCACAAGCGTTGCCGCACCGAGTTGAAGAAGCGCTCCAGCGACACGCTGCGACTGCAGAAAAAAGCGCGCAAGGGCCAAACGGACAACAGTCTGCAGTCGCTGATGGACTCGCATATGCAGGATGTGACGCTGCGGCGCGCCGAGCTGGAGGATGTCGAGAAGAAGTCGCTGCGCGCTGCCATGATCGAGGAGCGGCTGCGCTACTGCAGCTTCGTGCACATGCTGCAGCCCGTGGTGCATGAGGAATGCGAGGTCATGTCCGAGCTGGGCCATCTGCAG gaAGCCATGCAGTCGATTGCGCTGGTCACCAAGGAGCCCAGCGTGCTGCCCCAGGCCTCCGAGGAGCTGATTCATGTGGCCAAGGCCAGCATCAATCTATATCCGGAGTCACCTGGCGGCGGCTCCGGCTCACAGGGCGGCGGCTGCTCCAACTCTTTGGGCTCACGCAAAAGTTCCGTTTGCTCCATCAGCAGCATGAACAGCAGCGGCTCCAGCAACTCACCGGGACATCATCACTATCAACGCTCATTGTCGCAG TTTGTAACGCCCGCAATTCGCTTGAAACCTGGTGAATCCAGTGATAGTGGCTTTTGCTCATCGCCAGCGCTAACAACACag GCTACAAATGCGAGCAACCAGACACATGCTGTTGCCACTTGGCCGCCACATTCGCAGGATGTTGTCGATACGCTGCCACCAACTGCGGATCGTCCGCATACGATTAGCACCACCTATGAGAAGGGACATCAGCGTCCGCCGCTAACTGTTTACACGTTCCAGAATCCCGAGACCATACACgagtccagcagcagcaacagtctgGTGCCcactggcaacagcagctcggGACAGAATACGCCGGCAACACAAAAATCGCCAGCGGCAACGCTCAGTCGTCCGCCCTTGCCAGTG AAGCCGGCGCATGTG CGCTGCTCATCGCTGGAGCGTCCGCTGTCGGCGCAGAGCAATCATCGCCAGAATAGCGCACAGAATCTGCTGCAGCGTCAGTGCCCATCGCCGATTCCAGCTCATATCACGAAAG AGCTGTCCGCAGCACAtcatgcacagcagcaatcacagccgcagcaacagcagcagcaacagccagcgCCCACCTATGTTAACACCTGTGAACTGGCAGCTATGAAActaacacagcagcaacagcagcaatcgactcctttgctgcagcagcagagcagcattGACTCGATTAGCTCGCAGCATTCGAATGACTCGTCGACTAGCTCgctacagcagcaattgctgctgcaccagcagcaccaacagcagcagcagcagcaacagcacatgAACCATCAACAGCCTCGCTCCCATTCCATTTCGTCGGCATCGTCGCACACAGCCTCATCGCTGCACTCACACGCCTCACTTGACTCGGCTGTGGCCAcagctggcggcggcgctgctgctggttacACCAACACTAGCACCACAACGCCCTCTAGCGGCTGCTCAACGCCACAGAATCACTACTCACCACTGTTAACCAATTCACCAACGTCCACTGCCGCAGGTACAcccagcggcggcagcattGCCAGCGGTCTCGGCTTTGTCTATCAGATAAGTTCACCAACGCCACCGCCCAGCGCCCACGAGCCGCTCAAGATCACCGAATCCACAGCCACTGTGGACAGCGCCGAAGCCGACGAGCGCTCCCGCGCCTCTGTGCTGCAAAAGGCGTCCATGTTCGAGaagcaagcggcagcaacaactgcgcCCAACAATGTGCCGCGACGCTCCGAGGAGATTCGCGTTGCCGAGCAGCAGGAAATGG aCAAATCTTTCGAAGATTCAATCCaagctttaaacaatttaattggcGAACTAGACTCTTTTCAACGTGAAATCGATGAGGGCAagggcaagcagcagcagcagcacaacaacaacaacagcagcagcaatagcaacagcggcgccagcagcaacaacagcaaccaggaattgctgctgctgccaaccaCCATCGACTCGATCAGCAATCAAACCAACTCCAGTGGCTGCGGCACTGACATTTCGGACACCACCTCcgaggagctggagcagcagcaccaacaacaacagcagcttgcagccagcagcagtcgtCTGGGCGCCAGCGATTCCGAGCTGAGTCGCTGCTATGTAAGCGAGACCAGCTCGCTGACCGCCGGCTATGAGAATCCCACATTCGCTCACTTTGCAGCGCAGCGCGAAGACGGCAGCGAGGGTCGCTCGCTGTACGCGGACAGCGTCTCGCTGGCTGCATCGGATACAGTTTGCCAGCAGCGTCACGCGTACGTggacagcgacagcggcagcgccgTGGTCGTCATCTATGATCATCAGATTCCCAATACGCCGGACATTGAGTTTGTGAAGCAGAATTCGGAGATTGTGCTGCTGCGCACCAAAGatccgcagcagctgcagctgcatgagatgcgtgagctgcagcagctgccggaCAATCTGGCTGGCTCGCCCGAGTCGCCAGATGGCGCCACTggtacaagcagcagcagcagcgcaccaagagcagcgacagcaactgtGGCGCCTGCCAAGCAGCGACTCTCCTCATTTCGCGCTTcaagtgagcagcagctgcagctgctgggaCGCGCAAGTCCGCACAGAGGTACAGTAAGGCCTAGtttagagcaacaacaacaaccacaacagcagcaacaacagcagcagcagcaaccacaacaacaacagttgatAGCCAGTGATAGCAATGGCTTGCGGCTTAAGCTGCCGCCAAAGccaagcagcttaagcattttCAATGCCAACACGCTCGAtacgagcaacagcagcagcagcagcaacagcagcagcaagccagTGATACCTAGAAAGTTTGACTTTAAGGCTGATTTAGATGCCAAAATACGCCAGCAGAAACtcaaagtgcaacagcaattgcagcaacagcagcaaagcaactcacagcagcaactgccagcacactcaccaacaacaacaacaacacagtcgcccccaacaacaacagcaactacaccaacaactactactacttcaaTAAACTGTAATGTCATTAATAAACCAGACGCTATTGCATGCGCATCAGCAATCGCAGCAAGCTTAAGCCAAATTCATCTGCATCGTATGCCAAAACCAAATCAAACATCAGCAACATACAATCATGCGCCATACAAAacgcccacaacaacagcaaccacaacaacaacaacacctgCGGCTAAACTGTCATTGCTATCATCATCAACTTCATCTTCATCTTCACCAACATCATCCACcataacagcagcaatctCAGCCGCATTGCTGCCTGCCATGCCCCAACTGCCCGCCAgagcaacgccaacgccagcagcaaccaacagcaacaacacaatcACTTCCAATTCATTTATGTGctccaatgccaatgccaatgccaatgcccaTGCCCAAGTTAAGCCGTGCATAACGCCCAGGCCGGCATCGCTGTCCG gaggagctggagctggagcagcagctgctttgggCGGCAGCTCCACGCGCATTGCACGTCGTTCGTCCATAAATCAAGCCAAGCCACCGCCGCCAGTGCGACGCAGCTCCTCGGTTACGCCTAGTCCCAACAATAGCAAC ctgctgcagcatcaacaacaaatgcttagCAACTCCAGCGAGcatttgccgccgccgcccgccTTTATGCttgaggcagcaacagcaacatacaacacaacagcaaccacagcaacagATATGCCCAGCTCTGCGCTTAGAGTATCAGAGACAGTGCGCGCTTTGGCAGCGCTGCGGCATCAGCCAGCCTCGCCTGTTGCACTGCGtcgcttgcaacagcagcagcagcaacatacacaacagcaacagcagcaacgcgcGCCTTCACTGCAG TCGTTTCGCACCTCATCGCCCAGCGCTGGTGGCATCTACGCGCAGCCCAAGCTGATGAGCAACATGTCCAGCTTTCGCACCAGCAGTCCCAGTCCCAATGGTCATGGACATGCTCATGCGCTGCCACCAACACAGCCCAAGGCTAATCCGAATCTAATTGCACAGCTCAATGCACGcatcaacagcaaacagcagcagcagcagcaacaccagcaacagcaacatgttgccgaAGGCATTTATGGCAATGCAGGCGACAACATTTACATGCGCGGCGGTCTCTCCAtgacacagcagcaacagcagcaacacattgACG CTgcgcaacaagcagcacaacgacagcagcagcagcaacaacagcaacagcagcaacattataCATGCCCACCGCCATTAGAAGATCCACCACCGCCGCCCATTTACTCAGCCACTATGCCCAAGAAAATGTCACGCGCTCATGCTGcatacagcagcaacaacagcaaccatcatggcaacagcaacaatagcagcagcagcaacatgtccAATCATATGGCCAGTGCCTATGCTGCAGCCTCAGCCAGCGCTACGTTGCCCAAAAACATgctacaccaacaacaacaacaacagcagcagcaacagcaacgtttgctacagcagcaacaacaacaacaatatcatcAGCCCGCAGGCGTTGGCAATGGTCACGCTAATCAGCGCTCGCAAATGCCactgccccagcagcagcagcaacagttgcagcaacgaCAGCCTCCCATACCATCGCGTCATTCCAGTGTGCAGCAAAAGATTTTCGTTTCAACGAATCCATTTATACAAACGACAGCCGTCAAGTTTCATTCGCCATCGTCGGTGCACTCAACGCCCGCCGCCTCGCCCACCTGCGGCTCGCTCGCCGCAGCTGCATCTTTGGCCAGCATTTATGGCACAACAGCGCGTGGCGgcggcgccgctgctgcctcGCAGCAAtatcatcagcaacagcagcagcagcagcaacactatTATCGCGATGTTGCTGGCGGCAATAATAGCAATGGCGGCTCTGTTTACTATGCCAGCCACAacaacgcccacgcccacgctcaCGCCCATACGCCCCACATGCCCCATGTCCAGGCCCAGGCCCATCATTCAA ACTATGCCGCGAGCACAAATATCGAAAAGACTGGCAACATACGTGCCAAGACCAAGGCTGAATTTCTCGAGAATCTCAATGCGAAATTGGCCAAACAGGGCATGTCCGGACGTGCATTTGCAGTGCGAAATCTAATCAACAGCAAGGCCCTG CCGGATCCGCGCATCTGTCATGAGTCGTTAATGGATCAAATAAAGCGCGGCGCACCGCTTAAGCGTAATCAGAAAATCAACGATCGCAGCGCACccaaaatacattaa